Within the Kribbella aluminosa genome, the region ACCTGTGGCTGGTCGATCCGCCAGAAAGCGACCAGCCACAGGGATTCAGGACGACGAGATGCCGACCGTGTAGGCGCCGCGGCTGCCGTAGGTGGAGTACCCCGTGTTCAGCGGGTCGCCGTACCCGACGTTGTCGATCCGCAGGTAGTACGTACCCGGCTGGAGGGCGCCGCTAACACTCGCGCCGAGGCCCGTCGGCGTCCCGGCGTCGCTCTGGCCGGAGGCCGGGTCGTTGGAGGCAACGACTGCTCCGGAACCGTCCAGCAGGTCCAGCTTGATGTCCAGGTTGCCGCCGACCGCGGCGGGGCTCGCCGTCGCGGAGTAGTTGCCCGCAGCACTCACATCGACGCGGTAGACGTCGGTGTCGTCCTCGGCCGCGATGATCCCGGACACCGGTGTACCGACCGTCAGCGCGGCCGCGTCGGCGGTCGTGTCGCCTGCCTCGTCGGCGCGGAGTGCGAGGCCGTGGGTGCCGACGACCGCGAAGTCGTCTTCCTTGTTGTTCGCGTCGGCGTACTCGCCCTTGCTCCACTGGCTGATCCCGCGGTAGTACCCGACGCCCATGATCGGCGCCCAAGCGCCGTGGCCCTGGTAGTACCCGACCGTCGACGTCCCGTCGTGGGACAGCCCGACGTTGTGCCCGGCCTCGTGCGACGCCGCCTCGGCCAGGTTCTTCGCACCGGTGCCGACGCCCTTCGTGAACACCAGCGCCGGCTGGTAGTACGCGTGTTGCGAGGAGTTGTCGTACACGCCGACGTACGCCACGCCGCCGCAACCGCAGCCGGACTGGTACCAGGTGTCCGGGTCGATCAGCACCCGCGTGCCGTACTGCTGGTCCGACGCGCTCGACCGCTCGATCGCCGCCGGATCCGGCTCCTGCGTCGTCACGTCCACGTCGAACGGCGCGTAGTCCTCGGCCACCCTGGCCCAGACCTCGTGTACGACGTCCTGCTCCGCCGTACTGAAGCTGCTCGGATCGCCGTCCGTGTCGTACGCCGACACGTTGACCGGGTCGACACCCTTCGACGCGTTCCACGCCGTACCGGTGATCGTGTGTCCGGTGAAGTCGAGGTAGATGACCCGGTTCGAGCCGGGCTTGCTGTGCAGCTCGAACGCCGGACCGGTGGCAGCAGCGACCGCGGTCTTCGCCCAGCGCGGGGAGGCGACCGCGTCGGCCGTCCGCTCGGTGGTCGTGGCGACCGGCTCGCGGTAGAACAGCCGGCCGGCGTGGTCCAGCCAGGCCGTCTTGTCGCTGGCCAGGATCTGCCGGAGGTGGTCGGTGGTCAGCTTGTTCTGCGCGGCCACCTCGTCGAGCCGGGACTGGACGCGGCCGAGCGCGGTCCGGCCCGGCA harbors:
- a CDS encoding pre-peptidase C-terminal domain-containing protein, whose translation is MPTRPLHRRRIGALAVAGTVVFGAVAVALGNQADAKQPAPPIDQLLGQELPGRTALGRVQSRLDEVAAQNKLTTDHLRQILASDKTAWLDHAGRLFYREPVATTTERTADAVASPRWAKTAVAAATGPAFELHSKPGSNRVIYLDFTGHTITGTAWNASKGVDPVNVSAYDTDGDPSSFSTAEQDVVHEVWARVAEDYAPFDVDVTTQEPDPAAIERSSASDQQYGTRVLIDPDTWYQSGCGCGGVAYVGVYDNSSQHAYYQPALVFTKGVGTGAKNLAEAASHEAGHNVGLSHDGTSTVGYYQGHGAWAPIMGVGYYRGISQWSKGEYADANNKEDDFAVVGTHGLALRADEAGDTTADAAALTVGTPVSGIIAAEDDTDVYRVDVSAAGNYSATASPAAVGGNLDIKLDLLDGSGAVVASNDPASGQSDAGTPTGLGASVSGALQPGTYYLRIDNVGYGDPLNTGYSTYGSRGAYTVGISSS